In a genomic window of Streptomyces koelreuteriae:
- a CDS encoding nuclear transport factor 2 family protein, which yields MSDTHEALTAVAALEARLNRLEDARAVEQLKYRYAAHCDNAYDAQGIASLFTPDGRWVVDGEGGSNNGRVEITEHFKDLPKKILWAQHYVINPQVEIAEDGLSAIGNFRLLCLCTIARTDDAGAQDAVILTIDYTDRFVKRDGQWYFQELRGRTHQVSNWDQGWVKQPFRE from the coding sequence ATGTCTGATACACACGAAGCCCTCACCGCCGTTGCCGCGCTGGAGGCCCGCCTGAACCGGCTCGAAGACGCTCGCGCCGTCGAGCAACTGAAGTACCGGTACGCGGCTCACTGCGACAACGCCTATGACGCCCAGGGCATCGCGTCCCTCTTCACCCCCGACGGCCGCTGGGTGGTCGACGGCGAGGGAGGCAGTAACAACGGCCGCGTCGAGATCACCGAACACTTCAAGGACCTCCCGAAGAAGATCTTGTGGGCCCAGCACTACGTCATCAACCCGCAGGTGGAAATCGCCGAGGACGGCTTGTCGGCCATCGGCAACTTCCGCCTCCTGTGCCTGTGCACCATTGCCCGCACGGACGACGCCGGCGCGCAGGACGCCGTGATCCTCACGATCGACTACACCGACCGGTTCGTGAAGCGTGACGGGCAGTGGTACTTCCAGGAACTGCGCGGGCGCACCCACCAGGTATCCAATTGGGACCAGGGCTGGGTGAAGCAGCCCTTCCGAGAGTGA
- a CDS encoding nuclear transport factor 2 family protein, translating to MNPITKDVRATLDAFARGWTNGDESALSRLFTESSVLHSSAHGQARGAAEIAALFSADIVAKTALRLVTTNHSVRGDDRRTVLTSYLYGTSSHSDPAPSTFGATLLADLVRSEAGWQFAELRLSIPWTDGDPARFAPWSLPSAEGWKLGDAAPTIVSELDSPWGRGIPDLDADDAVQQAADFYARYSWAIDQGDFTLLHDCFTEDISGSFPPMGDLNGRHEVIGQMKSFRRGWPWMQHFGRTLHVTVDEAQTSAHLVVGRIIPQQPAAPNGQDLYGAHYQLDLRRQSGIWRISGFDYTPGWITVKDS from the coding sequence ATGAACCCGATCACCAAGGACGTACGCGCCACTCTGGACGCCTTCGCCAGGGGGTGGACCAACGGCGACGAATCTGCCCTGAGTCGCCTCTTCACCGAATCGAGCGTGCTGCATTCCAGCGCGCACGGGCAGGCTCGCGGTGCGGCGGAGATCGCCGCCCTGTTCAGCGCCGACATCGTCGCCAAGACGGCCCTCCGTCTGGTCACCACCAATCACTCCGTCAGGGGAGACGATCGCCGGACCGTGCTGACGTCGTACCTCTACGGCACCAGCTCCCATTCCGACCCCGCGCCCTCCACTTTCGGCGCGACGCTCCTGGCCGACCTCGTGCGGAGCGAGGCGGGCTGGCAGTTCGCGGAGCTGCGGCTGTCCATCCCATGGACCGACGGAGACCCGGCACGGTTTGCCCCGTGGAGCCTCCCGTCAGCGGAAGGCTGGAAGCTCGGCGACGCGGCACCCACCATCGTGAGTGAGCTGGACTCGCCGTGGGGCCGTGGCATCCCCGACCTCGACGCCGACGACGCCGTGCAACAGGCAGCGGACTTCTACGCACGCTATTCATGGGCCATCGACCAAGGCGACTTCACGCTCCTGCACGACTGTTTCACCGAGGACATCTCCGGGTCATTCCCCCCGATGGGCGACCTCAACGGTCGCCATGAAGTCATCGGCCAGATGAAGTCCTTCCGGCGCGGGTGGCCATGGATGCAGCACTTCGGCCGGACGCTGCACGTCACGGTCGACGAGGCACAGACCAGCGCTCACCTCGTTGTGGGCAGGATCATTCCGCAGCAGCCGGCCGCGCCCAATGGCCAAGACCTCTACGGAGCCCACTACCAGTTGGACCTCCGCCGCCAGAGCGGCATCTGGCGGATCTCCGGCTTCGACTACACACCCGGCTGGATCACGGTCAAGGATTCCTAG
- a CDS encoding MerR family transcriptional regulator, whose product MKIGELSRRTGVATRLLRYYEQQDLLHPDRLPNGYRDYPESSVQRVQQIRDLLQAGLSTDVIREIVPCFLGAGAELRPMVDPELAANLARELGEIERRIETLTRNRDAIRDYLAVASQTVPGHRKTPAA is encoded by the coding sequence GTGAAAATCGGTGAACTCTCCCGACGTACCGGGGTCGCCACCAGGCTCCTGCGCTACTACGAGCAGCAGGACCTGCTCCACCCCGACCGCCTCCCCAACGGCTATCGGGACTACCCCGAGAGCTCAGTGCAGCGCGTCCAGCAGATTCGCGACCTGCTCCAGGCGGGGCTGAGCACCGATGTCATCCGTGAGATCGTGCCCTGCTTCCTGGGTGCGGGAGCCGAGCTGCGCCCCATGGTCGACCCGGAGCTGGCCGCCAACCTGGCGCGGGAGCTCGGCGAGATCGAGCGGCGCATCGAGACCCTGACGCGCAATCGTGACGCGATCCGCGACTACCTGGCAGTCGCAAGCCAGACGGTCCCGGGCCATCGGAAAACCCCCGCTGCTTGA
- a CDS encoding LLM class flavin-dependent oxidoreductase has protein sequence MKKLRDIPLSLLNLAPIRHGEGTATEALLETIELARKAEEFGYHRYWIAEHHNMPAVASAATSVLVGQVASATERIKVGSGGIMLPNHAPYVVAEQFGTLASLFPGRIDLGIGRAPGTDPWTAQALRRGDAGAKDFPAQVAEVRRYLEPTTPKQRVRAIPGEGTKVPLYVLGSSTFGAALAAQEGLPFVFASHFAPTQLAAALEVYRANFRPSESLEKPQAIVGVNVIAADTDREARRIFTTLQRKFLTLIRGELQNLPPVDDIDRHWSPQEAAAVEDMLRESVVGSPGTVREGLGALLKRTGADELIVLTETWDFKDRIRSYELLAELKSA, from the coding sequence ATGAAGAAGCTCCGCGACATTCCGCTCTCCCTGCTCAACCTCGCCCCCATCCGGCACGGCGAGGGCACGGCCACCGAGGCACTGCTCGAGACCATCGAACTCGCCCGTAAGGCAGAGGAGTTCGGCTACCACCGCTACTGGATCGCCGAACACCACAACATGCCCGCGGTGGCGTCCGCCGCGACCTCCGTTCTCGTAGGGCAGGTGGCCTCCGCCACCGAACGGATCAAGGTCGGCTCCGGTGGCATCATGCTCCCCAACCACGCCCCGTACGTGGTCGCCGAGCAGTTCGGCACCCTTGCCTCCCTCTTCCCGGGGCGCATCGACCTCGGCATCGGGCGAGCTCCGGGCACCGACCCGTGGACGGCCCAGGCCCTGCGCCGCGGCGACGCCGGTGCCAAGGACTTTCCGGCGCAGGTGGCGGAGGTGCGGCGCTACCTGGAGCCGACCACACCCAAGCAGCGGGTACGCGCCATCCCGGGCGAGGGCACCAAGGTCCCGCTGTACGTTCTCGGCTCCTCCACCTTCGGCGCGGCCCTGGCCGCACAGGAGGGCCTGCCCTTCGTCTTCGCCTCGCACTTCGCACCCACCCAGCTCGCCGCCGCGCTGGAGGTCTACCGAGCAAACTTCCGCCCCTCGGAGAGCCTGGAGAAGCCGCAGGCCATCGTCGGCGTGAACGTGATCGCCGCCGACACCGACCGCGAAGCCCGGCGCATCTTCACGACCCTGCAGCGCAAGTTCCTCACCCTGATCCGCGGCGAACTCCAGAACCTGCCCCCGGTCGACGACATCGACCGGCATTGGTCCCCGCAGGAAGCCGCGGCCGTCGAAGACATGCTGCGCGAGTCCGTGGTCGGTTCGCCCGGCACCGTCCGCGAGGGCCTGGGTGCGCTGCTCAAGCGCACCGGGGCCGACGAGCTCATCGTCCTGACCGAGACCTGGGACTTCAAGGACCGCATCCGCAGCTACGAACTCCTCGCCGAACTGAAATCCGCGTGA